The genomic stretch GAATCGCCTCCGGCTCCCATCTCCCAGGCCGATCTCGAGCTCGCCGGACAGGATGATCACCCACTGACGCCGCGGCGCCGGATGCCAGTCGAGGAAGTTGCCGGCGGGTGATTCGCGGAACTGGATCCCCGCCGCCGGCGTGAGTGACGCCAGCCCCTCGCTCAGCCTCAGCTCTTCGACGTGCGATTCTCCGTCGCTGCCGGTGTACAGCCGATAG from Candidatus Methylomirabilota bacterium encodes the following:
- a CDS encoding cupin domain-containing protein, giving the protein MGIYRLYTGSDGESHVEELRLSEGLASLTPAAGIQFRESPAGNFLDWHPAPRRQWVIILSGELEIGLGDGSRRRFGPGDARLVEDTTGHGHTTRVVGSEPCVMAYVPLEGAHRSG